AAACATTCATTAGAACAAAGCGCAGAAAATTATGTTCAATATGTACGCAACTATCGAGAAGCAAATTAGAGAGTTAAAAAAATCGGTATGAAGATAACATTTTGGGGAACTCGAGGTTCGATACCTTCTCCCGGATTACATACCGTTCGCTATGGAGGAAATACGCCGTGCATTGAAATCCGTTTGGACGATAATTCCCTTATCATTCTTGATGCAGGAACGGGAATTCGTATGTTAGGAGATAAATTATTAGCCGAAGGAAACCCCATAAACGCGGCACTGTTAATAACGCATCAGCATTGGGACCATATACAGGGATTGCCATTTTTCAAACCCGCATTTATTGGTGGGAATAAGTTTATGGTAATCGGTTCAAGTGTGCGTGGTATTTCATTGAAGCGCGCACTTTCCAATCAAACAAAACGAATGTATTTTCCTGTTCGACTGAAAGAGATGGAAGCAACATTTACTTTTCGTTCTGTCAAAGAAGAACAATTTGAAGTTTTTGGGGCAACGGTAAATACGATTTACGTGAACCATCCGGTATTTGCTCTCGGTTATCGTATTCATCACCGAGGATGTTCCGTAGTATATATCAGTGATAATGAGCCTGTGGATAGTCAAACCATTGCACAGATGAGTTCCAAACGTTCTATTATCCAAAGTTACATCAATCACGGAAACGATTTGAATCAGAAACTTTATGATTTTTGCCGCGGTGCAGATTTGTTAATCCACGATTCGTTTTTTACTCCCGATGAATATGTTCAACACATCGGATGGGGACATTCACATTATCTTTTTACTTTACAAGTTGCGCGGGAAGCAAAAGTAAAACATTGTGTATTTTTTCACCATCATCCTGAACGCAAAGACGAGGAAATTGATGATATGGTTCAGATATGTAAGCGTGAAATAGAGCGAACGAATATTGCGATGGAATGTTCCGCGGCAATAGAAGGTCAAACAATTGTACTTTGAATTGTTTCAATGAACAAGAAACACAGCGGAAGGATTGAAATTTTTCATCAACATCGCTGGCTTCGGTTTAAAAAAGTTATTGCTCAAGAAATAGTGCATAGTGTTATCCACTGTGAACGATATGCGCTTCAAGAAGTGAACGTAATTTTTGTTGACGATGCATTTATGAAAAAACTTCACAAAGAATATTTTGATTTGTCTATCGGAACAGATGTGATAAGTTTTAGGTTTAATAGTGGCAAACAAATAGAAGGTGAAATATATATTTGTCTCGATACAGCGCAGAAACAAGCGAAACAATATTTCCAAACATACACGCAAGAAGTTTCGCGGCTTCTCATTCACGGAACACTTCACCTTCTTGGTTACGACGACACAACAGTGGCGACACACAAAAAAATGACACAAAAAGAAAATTTTTATTTACAAAATATACTCTTGTAAATTCATAACGATGTACGATAAAATTGTTGAAATACTCATTTATCTCCTTTTAGAAATAAAAGAAAAGCAAAGTCTGAACGACCTTGATTTATCCAAACTCGAAGAGAGCGGGTACTCGCCGATAGAAATAAGCGCAGCACTGAGTTGGTTATTTGAAAAAATGCGATTTAATGAAACCAAACTTCCATTGCAAACAACCGCAGATTCTTCCCGTTCATTTCGGATATTTCACGACGTAGAAAAACTTGCTATTGACGCGAAAGCGCGCGGATTTCTTATGCAATTGCGCGAACTCAATCTTGTTACCGAAATTGAACTGGAATACATTATTGAACGTATAATGCTCAGCGGATATTCACACGCAAACATTGAAGATGTGAAAGCAATTGTCTCTTCAGTGTTTTTTGAAATGAAAGACCCTTCATTATACGGCGCAAGTAATAAGATTTTCGATAGCGGAACAATTCATTAACACAAAAAGGCAACTATGGCGAAAGCCGCACAATCTCTTGTCATCGTCGAATCTCCTTCGAAAGCAAAAACCATTTCCAAATATTTAGGCGCAGGTTATACTGTTGAAGCAACTGTTGGACACGTGCGCGATTTACCGAAAAGCAAACTCGGCGTTGATGTCGAAAACAACTACGAATGCGAATACGTTACAATCAAAGGCAAAGGCGAAGTTCTTAAAAAACTTCGTGCGAAAGCAAAAGATGCAACATCGGTTTATCTTGCAACTGACCCAGATCGAGAAGGAGAAGCAATTGCATGGCATATCGTAAAAGAAGTTTTCGGAAATGATGGAAAAGGCAAAACGTTTCGCGTACTTTTTCACGAGATAACGCCGCGTGGAATTGCCGAAGCAATGAAACATCCGCTCAAAATCAATGACAAACTTGTTGATTCGCAACAAGCGCGGAGAGTGATGGATAGAATTCTTGGATACAAAGTTTCGCCGTATTTATGGAAACGCGTGTACTATGGATTATCTGCAGGCAGAGTTCAATCGGTTGCATTGCGCTTGATTTGCGAGCGTGAAGAAGAGATTCAAGCATTTGCGGCAACGGAATATTGGTCAATTGTTGGTGAGTTTTCGCATACATCGTCAGAATCGTTTTTTGCAAAACTTTTTAAAATTCATAAAAAAGAAATTATTGTTCCAGAAAAGGACTATCTGAATGAATTACGGAAAAAAGGAACATTGCATCAGTACACGTGGATAGAAAATGAATCAGCAGCAATAGAGTTAATGAACGATATACGGCAACATCATTTTTCCGTTTCCGATATTCAGAAGAAAATATCGAAGCGTAATCCATCGCCGCCGTTTATTACGAGTACAATGCAACAAGAAGCCGCTTCCAAACTTCGTTTTTCCGCGAAGAAAACAATGATGGTTGCGCAGCAATTATACGAAGGAATTGAATTGGGAGAAGAAGGAACTGTAGGCTTGATTACGTATATGCGAACGGATTCGACACGATTGAGCGAAGATATTGTATCGGAACTTCGCGAGTATATTTTTCGAACGTACGGAAAAGAATATATCCCCGAAGAACCGCTTGCGTATAAAAAAAAGAAATCATCGCAAGATGCTCACGAAGCAATTCGCCCGACAATGCTGAAACATTCTCCGAAAGCAATAAAAAAATTTCTTACCCCGCAACAATATTCGTTATACGAATTGATTTGGAGTCGTTTCGTTGCGTGTCAAATGAGCCCCGCTACATTAGAAACAACTACTGCATTGATAGAAGGCGGTCCTTATTTGTTTAAAGCAACCGCGTCGCAATATGTATTCCGCGGATTTTTACAGGCGTATGATGATGCGGAAGAAGAAATAATAACGGATGAAGACTCTGAACTGGTCAAGAAAAAAATTCCATTGTCATTGCAAGTGTATCAAAATGTTTTTGTCGAACAACTTATTCCGCATCAGCATTTCACAAAGCCGCCTGCTCGCTATTCTGAAAGCACATTGGTAAAAGAATTGGAATCTCTTGGTATTGGAAGACCAAGCACGTATGCGTCAATTGTGAGTACTGTTCAGGAACGCGGATACGTGGAACAGCGAGAACGTCGTTTGTTTCCCACATCATTAGGTATTGATGTGAACAAAATCCTTGTGCATAATTTTCCCGATATTTTTAACGTTCAGTTCACTGCGACGATGGAAGAAGAATTGGAAACCATTGCTACAGGAAAACAGAAATACAAAAAAGTACTGGACGATTTTTATGTTCCTTTTGTACGATCTTTGGAACAAGCGGAACAACGCGAGCATGCTCTTCCGCACGAACATCAAACAGAAGCCGCTGGACAATTGTGCGAAAAATGCGGAAAGCCAATGATTGAACGTTGGGGACGTAACGGAAAATTTCTTGCTTGTTCGGGATATCCGGAATGTAAAAGTACAAAGCCATTGAAAAGGGAAGTGGAAGAAATTGCAAAACCTACGGGCGTAGTGTGTGAAAAATGCGGAAGTGAAATGGTGTTTAAACTGAGCAAGTTTGGAAAATTTCTCGGATGTTCAAATTATCCCGAATGTAAAAATATTAAACCGATTACGTTGGGAATAAAATGTCCAACATGTAGCGAAGGCGATGTTCTTGAACGAAAATCGAAACGAGGGAAAGCGTTTTACGGATGTTCCCGGTATCCCGATTGTGATTTTGTGAGTTGGGATAAACCGGTAAATATGCCGTGCGATGTGTGCAACAATAAATTTATTGTAAAAAAATATTCTCAAAAGCGCGGAGAATATTTCCAATGTCCTAATTGCAAAGCGGAAATATCGAAAGAAGTTCAGGAAATAGCAGTAAACTGATTTTCACCGATGGAACAGTATGTAGAAAATTTTTTGCAATATCTTCGTTCGCGATGTTTTTCGCCGCATACAGTTGAAGCGTATGAAACGGATATCCGTCAGTTTGTATCGTTCTTAAAAAAATATTTTGAACAAGAATTCGTTGCATTAGAACAAATTGACGTAGCGACAATTCGTCATTTTCTTGGTTATTTATTCGAACAGAATTTTCAAAAAAAAAGTATCAATCGGAAACTTTCTTCTGTGCGGTCGTTGTTTCACTATTTACTCAAAGAAAAAATTTACACGCAAAATCCTGCGTTGCGAATTTCAAACGCAAAAAAAGAAAAACGGTTGCCATCGTTTCTTTCTGAGGATGAAGCGGAGAAGTTAATGGATGTGCCGGATACTTCGTCAGTCGCTGGTTCACGCGATTCAGCAATTCTTGAATTGTTGTACAGCACAGGAATACGTCGTGCTGAATTGATTGGATTAAATTTGAGCGATGTGGATTATATTGGGAATTGTGTTCGCGTTATGGGGAAAAGAAATAAACAGCGCATTGTTCCGTGTGGAAACATCGCATTGAAAAAATTGAAACATTATTGTTCAATTCGGCAAGAATTATTTACCGAACAAACAACGGATGATGATAGAGATGCAATATTTCTCTCGAAAAACGGAAAGCGGTTTTTACCTTGGACATTGACGCTATTAGTGAAAGCATATATCAAACAAGTTTCTGATGTTTCAAAAAAAAGCCCGCATACGTTGCGTCATACTTTTGCAACGCATTTGCTTAATCGCGGCGCGGATTTGCGTTCCGTCAAGGAAATGCTTGGTCACGAACAACTTTCGACGACACAAATTTATACGCATCTTACGCCGGAACGATTGAAAAAAATGTATGAACAAGCGCATCCGAGAGCATAAAAAATTTTATTCACTAACAAGAAAGATATAACTAAAGAACTTATGGATATTCATATAACATCAAGAAAAATAAAAATTGGTTCGCTCTTGAAAGAGCATGCACATTCGGAAATAGAAAAATTTGAACATTTGTTTGAACACATTCAACGTTGTGATGTTATTTTTAGTAAAGATGGTCAAGCCCCAAATACCAATGTGGCAGAGATTGTTCTCCACGCGAATGGACATTTTCTCACATCGAAAGAGCAAACGGAAGATTTTCGAAAATCACTTGATATAGCAGCCGAAAAAGTATTTCATCAATTAAGTACGTATAAATCGAAACTAACATCGCGCAAGAAATCCAAAGTTGCGCGTACGCGTAAAGCACTTTCGTAAAATCATTACCGTCTTGGACAATTTTAAGCAAAACGAAACGCCCAAAAAAAGTATCACCGTCGAATATTTGTACGAAACCATCAAACATCGCGTTCATTTGGAGCAACTGAATGGCACGACAGGTTTCTCTGCTGTAATTACAGATAAAAATATTCATCGTCCGGGACTTGCGCTTGCGGGATATGTTGATTTATTTACGTATGATCGCGTTCAGGTTGTTGGAAATACGGAAGTTCGGTACTTACAATCGTTGCCCAACGAGAGAGCAAAAGATTCATTTGAAGGAATCATTCAATTTCCGATTCCTTGTATTATCGTTACGAACAATAATGAATTGTGCAGCGAACTTATTCAAAGTGCAACGGAAAAAAATATCGCACTGTTTCGCACACCGTTTGAAACGACGAAACTTATTTATTTTGTAAGCGATTTTCTTGATGACCAGTTTGCACCGCAATCTACTATTCACGGTTCGTTGGTAGATGTGTACGGTGTCGGACTTTTGTTAACAGGAAAATCTGGAATTGGGAAAAGTGAAATTGCATTGGATTTGGTGGAACGCGGTCATCGTCTTGTTGCGGATGATGTCGTTACGATAACGCGCAAAGGAGAAAGCATTCTGATGGGTGCGGGAACAAATCTTGTAAAACATTTTATGGAAATACGCGGTCTCGGTTTGATTGACGTTCGAAGTATGTTCGGCATTCGCGCAATACGTTTTCAAAAGCGTGTGGAAATTATTGTTGAACTTGAAGAACGCAATTCTGAAAATGATTACACAAGAACGGGTTTAAGTTCTGCCGTGAGGGAACTTTTGGGCGTTGAAGTGCAAACTGTTAAACTTCCAATTTTTCCGGGTAAAAATGTAACCGTTATTTGCGAAGTGATAGCACTGAACTATCTACTAAAACACTATGGCTATGATGCTGCAAAAGAATTTTCAAAACGACTTGAACACGTTATCAGTGAAAAATCGCAACATCGCAAAACGGAAGAAATGAGAGTTGTTGACTATTTTGAACACGATTTTGAATAAATTCTTTAAAAATGAAATTTTGTTCATTTTCAAAATTTATTAAAATAACACTTGACACGAATGTGTTTTTTCTTTAAATTTTCGCCGCAAAAAAGTATACTACGATGAAACACTTATACACAAAACTACTCCGGATGTGCGAGCTACTCAGAAAACGGATTTTCGTCTATTCGGATGAAACATCGAACTTTCGCGAAGTGAACAAAGCCTATGTAAAACTTTTTGGAATTGTTCTTTCCTCGCTATTGCTTGGAGCGATGGGAACGATGGTAATTGTGCTTGTATTCTCTTCTGTGTCGTTGGATTCAGTTCTTGTGCAAAACGAAAATACTATACTGAAAAACCAACTTCAACGGATGGAAATCGAAGTTGAAAAAATGAAAACCGAACTTGGACATATTTCATTGCAAGGAAACAAACTTCGAATGTTAGTGGATTTACCCGTTGTTGATAAATCAATAGCAAAAGCAGGAACAGGAGGAACGGAAGATGTATTCTCTAATGTAACTTCAGAAACGAGCAATACATTCAGTTCGGCAATATCAAAACTTACCTCACTTCAAAGAGAAATACGTATACAACAACAAAGTTTTAAGCAAATAAAAGAGAAAGCAGAATTCAATAAAAAATTTTTCGACTGTTTACCATCGTTGAAACCGATGGAAGGTTATTATTCGCCTACTGGATTTGGAAACAGAATGCATCCGGTTCTTGGGTTATATAAAACGCACGTTGGACTTGATATCATCGGAAATGTTGGAACACCGATTTATGCCGCAGGAGATGGCGTTATCGAATTTTCCGGGCGAAATACGGGCGGATATGGTTTGATGATAGAAATAAATCATGGTTTCGGATATAAAACGTTATACGCACATTGTTCAAAAGTATTCGTAAAAGAAGGAGCGAGAGTGAAGCGAGGCGATATTATTGCAAAGAGTGGAAAATCCGGTTTAGTTTCAGGTCCGCACCTTCATTATGAAGTAAGTTACAACGGAGTAAAACAAAATCCCGTGGATTTCTTTTTTGATGATATTCATCTATCAACATTTAAAAATCGCCGCATTGCACAAAAATAACAAAGAGAAAATAAAATTATAACTCCGTATGATATGGACTATGGAACTTGCAGCGTATCTTGACGATGCGCCGTGGCCAGCAACAAAAGATGAACTCATCGAATACTCTGAACGAATTGGCGCACCGAGAGAAGTAGTTGAGAATTTGCAAGAACTCGAAGATAGTGAAGAAGTCTATGAAGGCATTGAGGACGTTTGGCACGATATTCCTTCGCAAGAGGATTTCTTTTTTGAAGATGACGAAGATAACGAGTATTAATTGTTTAACATAGAAATCTGTTTCTGATAATTTCAATAGCCCGGCTTTTGTTTGCTGGGCTTTTTCATTTTCTTTTTCCTGTGAAAAATTTTTCCCTCCGAATATTCTCACTGGTGTTTATCTGTATGACTATTTCTGGCTCTGATGATAAACGCACTTCGAATTTACAAGTTCAACGCTTGGAAATTGAAGGAAACGAATCGTTCAGTACGGAAGAAATTCTCAATCTTTTTTCTACACGGGAAACTCCTTGGTGGGGCACGCAAATAGCGTTTTCTCTCTTCGGTGATAAAATCGGAAGTCCTCCATCATATTTTGAAAGCGTAGCATTTGATGCGGATGTTGAGCGGTTGAAAAATTATTATCGCGAAAACGGATTTCCGGATATTGAAATTTTACACGATTTGAAAAAAAACATTACAAAACAAACGATAACAATATCTTTGAAGATCAATGAACATTCTCCTCTTCGTGTTGATTCGGTTGTGTTCCTTGGCGTCGAAGATATTGATTCGACGTTGCGAAATGAAATACTTTCTCATTCCATTCTCAAGAAAAATGCACGCTTTGTCAATAGTGATGTGAATCGAGAAGTGAACCGCATACTCACACTGTTTCAAGACAACGGGTATCCACACGCAGAATTTGTGAAAGATAGTTCTTCCCTTTCTCGGTACGTATCAACGAACAGCATTGTCGCTCGGTTGTACTTTATTCATAAAAAAAAATTTACATTTGGTTCATTGACATTTGACATCACGCAACATTCGAACGATACAGTCAGCAGAGAAGTTTTCATAAAACAAATCGGAATCGCAAAGGGTGAATTATTCAGTAACGAAAAGAGAGCGCGCGGAGAACGGAATTTGAACCGTTTAGGAATTTTTGAAGCCGCTCGCATTGATGCACAGTTTCCTCAAGATGGAAACAAAGCGTTTGAAATTCCTTTGACCGTTGTCGGAAAACTTAGACCTAAGCACGATATTGCGCCGGAACTATCGCTTTCAGACGAGAACAATGCGTTCAATATTGGACTTGGCGGAGGATATACGGATAGAAATTTTTACGGAGAAGCAAGAAATTTTCGTTCGCGTTTGATATTTCGGTTTCAATCGTTGCAAACGTGGAATTTTCAAAAACTTGCTCTTCGAGAGCGTTCTGTTGTTGGAAGTATTGATTTAACTTTTTCCGTGTCGCAACCGTACGTATTTATGCAATCCCTTACCGGGAATACCAGCGTTACGTTTCGTGTTGAAAAACAACGCGAGTACATACAGAATATTATCCGCAGCAATCTTGGTTTTACAAATCAATTTGCTGCATTCACCCAAGGTTTTTTCGAATGGTCGCTCGAGCGTTCGCAAGTAGAATTTCTTTCCGATTCATCGAAGAGAGCAAGCCAGAACATTTTGGAACAAGAAGATACAAAACCGCAATTCAATTCTATTTTGAGCGGAACGTTGCAACGCGATAAAACGAATGATATTTTTTCTCCCACGAAAGGATTTTTTCACTCGATTACGATGGAAGAATCGGGAGTGCTTCCGCTCCTTGTACGAAATCTACAACCCGATTTACCATTCACCCAATATTACAAAATTACTATGCTGGGAAGATGGTATTTTGAAACCGGAAAAAATAAATTTTCGACTCTTGCATTCAAGTTAAAAACCGGTTACCAAAATAAATACGGAGAAAGTTATAGCAACAGCGAGCGATTGATACCATTGAACAGAAGGTTTTTTTCCGGCGGAAGCGGAAGTGTTCGGGGATGGCGCTCTCGGGAATTGGGCGCAATGAATAAGGATTTGCTTCCTTTAGGAGGAAATGTTTTATTTGAAACGAACATTGAAGAACGAATCAATGTATTCAAAGGATTTGGAAAATTTTGGTTCGTTGATGTCAGCCATATTTGGACTGTGTTTTTTTTAGATGCAGGAACTGTTTGGCGTAAAGAACGCGACATACAACTTTCCGATATTGCAGTTGCAACGGGATTTGGAATTCGTTATGATACGTTTTTTGGTCCGTTCCGATTTGATATCGGATACAAAGCATACGACCCGAATGAACATAAAGGAAAACAAACGATTTTTCAAAAGAAATTTTTCGGCGAAACGTTTAAGCATGCGGTCTACCATTTTGGTATTGGGCATGCGTTTTGATGTTTGAAAGAGAAGCGTACAAATGTCTTGGAAAAATATTATTGGACAGCAACGAGTAAAAGAAATATTACAACGTGCATACGAAAGCAATCATCTTGCGCACGCATATCTTTTTTATGGACCGGAAGGATGCGGCAAAGAAGCAACAGCTATGGAATTTGCAAAGGTTCTCAATTGCGAACGAAACAATGGTGAAGCGTGTGATACATGCGAAACGTGCAAACAGATTCAGCGTTTGCAGCACCCCAATATCAAAATAGTATTTGCACTTCCTGGTTCAAGTTCCAAAGAAGAAAACAGTTCGGAAAAAACAACGCGGGGAAATCCCGAATCGTATTCTCATCTTTCCGAAGAAATCATCGAAGAGATTCACGAACAGATAGAGCGAAAAGCGGAGAATCCATATTTTCACATTCAAATTCCCAAAGCAAAAGAAATATTGATAAAAAGTGTCCGCGAAATCATTCGTGAACTTTCACTCACACAGTTTTCTAGAGGGACGAGAGTGATTATTGTATTTGATGCGCATCTCATTAATGAAGAAGCGGCTAATGCATTCTTAAAAACATTGGAAGAACCGCCGCGCTCGACTGTAATTATTTTAACAACGCTGAGAAAAGATAAAATACTTCAGACAATTGTTTCCCGATGTCAACAGATTCCGTTTGAATTGTTAAAAGGGAGCGAAATTGCATCGGCAATTATCGAACGAAAGCCAGTTTCTCCTTCACACGCAAATCTTATAGCGCAACTTGCAAACGGAAGTTACGCGCGCGCACTCGAATTGCTCGAAGAAAAACTGATGGAACGGCGCACGCATCTTCTGAATTTTCTTCGCATCATCGCTTCAAAAAGCGATGACGAAATAGTTGAAGTTGCGGAAAATATTTCAAAAGATTTTTCCCGAGAAGAACTTGTTCAATATCTTTTCCTGATGTTAGTTTGGTTTCGAGATGTGATGATGATGCAATGCAATGGCACAATTATTAACATTGACCAAAAGGAAACATTGATGCGATTGATGCAACGATACCCAAACATCAATTCAGCATACGCTGCGAAACGCATCGAGCAAACTCTTTCGGAAATTGATAAAAATGTCTATGCGCGTTTACTGATTACTTCACTTGCGTTGGATTTACGAACGCTTTTTTTGGATTCTGCTGTAATTGTACAATGAACAACACAAAGAAAATTTTAGTTACTGCTGCACTTCCGTATGCAAACGGAAAAATTCATCTCGGTCATTTGGCTGGAGCGTATTTACCTGCTGATATTTATGTTCGGTATCAACGCGCGATGAAACGTGATGTTGTGTTTATTTGCGGCTCGGATGAACACGGCGTTCCGATTACGATTACAGCGGAAAAGGAAAACACCACGCCCAAAAACGTTGTTGACAAAGTTCACGAACTCAATAAATCTGCGTTTGAGAAGTGCGGAATGTCGTTTGATAATTATTCACGCACATCGCTCCCGCTTCATCACGAAACTGCAAAAGAATTCTTTCAGAAATTTTATCATCAAAAAATTCTTGTTGAAAAAAAAGAGCAACAATTTTTTGATGAGAAGAAACAAAAATTTCTTCCCGATAGATATGTGGAAGGAATTTGTCCCGTCTGCACAAATCCTGAAGCGCGCGGCGACCAATGCGAAAAGTGCGGCTCGTATTACAATGCATCAGAATTAAAAAATCCGAAAAGTAAATTGAGCGGCGAAACTCCGACACTCCGCAATACAACGCATTTTTATTTTCCGTTGGGAAATTATCAGAAACGTTTGGAAGAATATTTGAAAGCGAGTTCGGAAAAAGAACAATGGAAAGACAATGTGTTGAATGCGTGTAAAGGTTGGTTCCATGATGGTTTACGTGATAGAGCAGTTACGCGCGATTTGGATTGGGGCGTTTATGTTCCGCTCGATGGTTACGAAAATAAAGTTCTATACGTGTGGTTTGAAGCCGTGCTTGGTTATATCTCTTCGACAAAAGAATGGAGCAAAAATATTGGCAACGAAAATTCGTGGAAAGAATATTGGCAAAACGAAAACACGAAATACGTTGCATTCATTGGAAAAGATAATATCGTGTTTCACTGCATAGTTTTTCCCGCGATGATTATGGCATGGAATGATATCAGCGATGTGAAATATGTTTTGCCCGCGAATGTTCCCGCGAATGAGTTTTTGAATTTTGAAGGACAAAAATTTTCCAAAAGTAAACATTGGGGAATTGATGTTGATGATTTTCTCTCGGAGTTTCCAGCGGATATCCTTCGGTATGCGCTTTCAGGAATTTTGCCGGAGAATGCAGATTCGGATTTTTACTGGAAAGATTTTCAAGCGCGAGTGAATGGTGAACTTGCGGATATTCTCGGGAATTTTATTCATCGCACGCTGACGTTTCTCCATAAAAATTTTGATGGAAAAATTCCCCAATGCAGTGAACTTACTGAACTTGATTTGCAGTTGATTTCATTACTCGAAACCACTCCCGATGTTGCGGGAAAATATTTTGATGCGTACAAATTTCGTGATGGAATAATTGAAGTAATGAATCTCGCACGATTTGCGAATAAATATTTTAACGATAGCGCGCCATGGAGTTCGTTGAAAAATAATCCGAAACAATGCGCGACTGCCTTAAATCTTTGCGTTCAAACAATTCGCTCGCTCGCAATTTTGTTTGAACCAATAATTCCGTTCACGGTGCAAAAAATTTTCAAGATGTTGAACATAAAAAATTCTATGCGCGAAACTTCTTGGGAAAGTGCGAAAGAATTGCGATTAAATGAAGGACATCCGCTTCAACAACCGGAAATATTGTTCTCAAAAATTGAAGACGAAACGATAGAAAAAATTTTAAATCGAATGGAACAACAAACCAATACTTCAACAAGCCATCAAGCAAACAGGCGAGTGAGCGAACCAGCAAAAATCTCCATTGAAGACTTCAGGAAAATTGAATTGCGTGTTGCAAAAATTCTCTCGTGCGAACAAGTGCCGAAATCCAAAAAATTACTGAAAATTAAAGTAACTCTCGGAACCGAAGAACGACAAATACTTGCTGGTGTTGCGGAGCATTACAAACCTGAAGAGTTAATCGGAAAAACGATTATCGTTGTTGCAAATCTCGAAGCGGCAAAACTGATGGGAGAAGAATCGCAAGGAATGATGCTTGCGGCTTCGGATAACAACAGTAATCTGTGTTTTGTTACAACTGCAAAAGAAATGCACGCAGGAAGTTTAGTGAAATAAAAAAAACTTGTTATTTAGAACGAAGTGAGGAATCTTCTTTAACAAACACGATACTTTATTAGAAACAGTAATTTGATGATTATTTTATTTTTCTTTCTCTCTGTATTTCCTCAGCAAGAATTTTCTTCCTTCGATGAAGT
The window above is part of the Ignavibacteria bacterium genome. Proteins encoded here:
- a CDS encoding M23 family metallopeptidase, with translation MKHLYTKLLRMCELLRKRIFVYSDETSNFREVNKAYVKLFGIVLSSLLLGAMGTMVIVLVFSSVSLDSVLVQNENTILKNQLQRMEIEVEKMKTELGHISLQGNKLRMLVDLPVVDKSIAKAGTGGTEDVFSNVTSETSNTFSSAISKLTSLQREIRIQQQSFKQIKEKAEFNKKFFDCLPSLKPMEGYYSPTGFGNRMHPVLGLYKTHVGLDIIGNVGTPIYAAGDGVIEFSGRNTGGYGLMIEINHGFGYKTLYAHCSKVFVKEGARVKRGDIIAKSGKSGLVSGPHLHYEVSYNGVKQNPVDFFFDDIHLSTFKNRRIAQK
- a CDS encoding DUF2795 domain-containing protein, which codes for MIWTMELAAYLDDAPWPATKDELIEYSERIGAPREVVENLQELEDSEEVYEGIEDVWHDIPSQEDFFFEDDEDNEY
- the metG gene encoding methionine--tRNA ligase, whose protein sequence is MNNTKKILVTAALPYANGKIHLGHLAGAYLPADIYVRYQRAMKRDVVFICGSDEHGVPITITAEKENTTPKNVVDKVHELNKSAFEKCGMSFDNYSRTSLPLHHETAKEFFQKFYHQKILVEKKEQQFFDEKKQKFLPDRYVEGICPVCTNPEARGDQCEKCGSYYNASELKNPKSKLSGETPTLRNTTHFYFPLGNYQKRLEEYLKASSEKEQWKDNVLNACKGWFHDGLRDRAVTRDLDWGVYVPLDGYENKVLYVWFEAVLGYISSTKEWSKNIGNENSWKEYWQNENTKYVAFIGKDNIVFHCIVFPAMIMAWNDISDVKYVLPANVPANEFLNFEGQKFSKSKHWGIDVDDFLSEFPADILRYALSGILPENADSDFYWKDFQARVNGELADILGNFIHRTLTFLHKNFDGKIPQCSELTELDLQLISLLETTPDVAGKYFDAYKFRDGIIEVMNLARFANKYFNDSAPWSSLKNNPKQCATALNLCVQTIRSLAILFEPIIPFTVQKIFKMLNIKNSMRETSWESAKELRLNEGHPLQQPEILFSKIEDETIEKILNRMEQQTNTSTSHQANRRVSEPAKISIEDFRKIELRVAKILSCEQVPKSKKLLKIKVTLGTEERQILAGVAEHYKPEELIGKTIIVVANLEAAKLMGEESQGMMLAASDNNSNLCFVTTAKEMHAGSLVK